In Rhododendron vialii isolate Sample 1 chromosome 9a, ASM3025357v1, the following are encoded in one genomic region:
- the LOC131301619 gene encoding uncharacterized protein LOC131301619 isoform X1, with protein sequence MFCASAFYKFSLMASKHHRLHPFADAALQSAAKRPRMTTTTKAESSSAMKDAFSKYADYLNALNDKRERVVKASRDITINSKKVIFQVHRMSKYNREEVLDKAEKDLAFVTEQYVARLIKELEGTDFWKLRRAYSPGVQEYVEAATLCKFCKTGTLLNLDEINSALSPLSDPSVDPLRINVLDYLLGLADLTGELMRLAIGRISDGELEFAEKICRFVREIYRELTLLAPSMDDSHEMKTKMDTMLQSVVKIENACFSVRVRGSEYIPLLGSDVPSYSLLGASDLE encoded by the exons ATGTTCTGCGCCTCCGCATTCTACAAGTTCTCTCTCATGGCTTCCAAACACCACCGCCTCCATccat TCGCAGATGCGGCTCTACAGAGCGCCGCAAAAAGGCCGAGGATGACAACGACGACGAAAGCTGAATCCTCGTCAGCCATGAAGGATGCATTCTCCAAATACGCCGACTACCTCAATGCCCTC AATGACAAACGGGAAAGAGTGGTAAAAGCAAGTCGTGATATCACCATCAATAGCAAAAAGGTCATATTTCAGGTGCACAG AATGAGTAAATACAACAGAGAGGAGGTTCTTGATAAGGCAGAAAAGGATCTAGCTTTTGTGACGGAACAGTATGTTGCTCGACTAATAAAAGAACTGGAGGGGactgatttttggaagctaagaCGAGCATATTCACCTGGG GTGCAGGAATATGTTGAAGCTGCGACTCTTTGTAAATTTTGCAAAACTGGAACTCTTCTGAATCTTGATGAGATCAATTCTGCCTTGTCACCATTGAGTGATCCATCTGTAGACCCGTTGCGGATTAATGTCCTTGACTATCTCTTGGGG CTTGCTGATTTGACAGGAGAGCTTATGAGGCTGGCAATTGGCCGGATATCAGATGGTGAACTTGAATTTGCAGAGAAAATATGCAGATTTGTACGTGAAATCTACAGGGAACTGACACTTCTTGCCCCCAGTATGGATGATAGTCATGAGATGAAAACGAAGATGGATACAATGCTCCAAAGTGTAGTGAAAATAGAAAATG CTTGCTTCAGTGTCCGTGTGCGAGGATCGGAGTATATTCCCCTACTGGGTTCAGATGTTCCCAGTTACTCCTTGCTAGGGGCGTCTGACCTGGAATGA
- the LOC131301619 gene encoding uncharacterized protein LOC131301619 isoform X2 has product MSKYNREEVLDKAEKDLAFVTEQYVARLIKELEGTDFWKLRRAYSPGVQEYVEAATLCKFCKTGTLLNLDEINSALSPLSDPSVDPLRINVLDYLLGLADLTGELMRLAIGRISDGELEFAEKICRFVREIYRELTLLAPSMDDSHEMKTKMDTMLQSVVKIENACFSVRVRGSEYIPLLGSDVPSYSLLGASDLE; this is encoded by the exons ATGAGTAAATACAACAGAGAGGAGGTTCTTGATAAGGCAGAAAAGGATCTAGCTTTTGTGACGGAACAGTATGTTGCTCGACTAATAAAAGAACTGGAGGGGactgatttttggaagctaagaCGAGCATATTCACCTGGG GTGCAGGAATATGTTGAAGCTGCGACTCTTTGTAAATTTTGCAAAACTGGAACTCTTCTGAATCTTGATGAGATCAATTCTGCCTTGTCACCATTGAGTGATCCATCTGTAGACCCGTTGCGGATTAATGTCCTTGACTATCTCTTGGGG CTTGCTGATTTGACAGGAGAGCTTATGAGGCTGGCAATTGGCCGGATATCAGATGGTGAACTTGAATTTGCAGAGAAAATATGCAGATTTGTACGTGAAATCTACAGGGAACTGACACTTCTTGCCCCCAGTATGGATGATAGTCATGAGATGAAAACGAAGATGGATACAATGCTCCAAAGTGTAGTGAAAATAGAAAATG CTTGCTTCAGTGTCCGTGTGCGAGGATCGGAGTATATTCCCCTACTGGGTTCAGATGTTCCCAGTTACTCCTTGCTAGGGGCGTCTGACCTGGAATGA
- the LOC131300925 gene encoding cytosolic sulfotransferase 12-like, whose protein sequence is MASQLPLSPPPKYLQEDDLTQECRDLLTSLPRENGWVNSHLYNYQGFWHTSRMFQGTFSCQKLFQAQDTDILLVTFPKSGTTWLKAILFGLVNRTHYPDTKHHPLLESNPHDLVPFLEQLFADKQVPDLASFTSPRLFSTHSPLPSLPESVRSSKCKMVYLCRNPMDTFVSLWHFTNKLRPEKNGANSLEDVFDRFCRGVSLCGPFWDHVLGYWKESLDKPNKVIFLKYEEMKEEPNLHLGRLAEFLGFPFSPAEEASGLVDEILGLCSFDNLRNLEVNKTGELSTGEEKRAFFRRGEVGDWKNFLTAEMVDRLDQISEQKLKNSGLKF, encoded by the coding sequence ATGGCATCtcaactccctctctctcctcctcccaaGTACTTGCAAGAAGATGATCTAACCCAAGAATGCAGAGACTTACTCACTTCCCTTCCCAGAGAAAATGGGTGGGTCAATTCCCACCTCTATAACTATCAAGGCTTTTGGCACACGTCTAGGATGTTTCAAGGAACATTTTCATGTCAAAAACTATTCCAAGCTCAAGACACTGATATCCTCCTTGTCACCTTCCCCAAATCAGGCACCACCTGGCTGAAAGCAATCCTGTTCGGGTTAGTGAATCGGACGCACTATCCCGATACCAAACACCACCCGTTACTAGAAAGCAATCCGCATGATCTTGTCCCATTCTTGGAACAACTCTTTGCCGACAAACAGGTCCCTGATTTAGCCTCATTTACTTCCCCAAGGCTTTTTTCCACCCATTCACCTTTACCGTCCCTTCCTGAATCTGTGAGGTCTTCCAAATGCAAGATGGTGTATTTGTGCAGGAACCCAATGGACACTTTTGTCTCACTTTGGCACTTCACAAACAAATTAAGACCAGAGAAAAATGGAGCCAATTCACTTGAGGATGTTTTTGACAGGTTTTGTAGGGGAGTGAGCCTCTGTGGACCCTTTTGGGATCATGTGTTGGGTTATTGGAAGGAAAGCCTGGATAAGCCCAATAAGGTAATCTTCTTGAAGTATGAGGAAATGAAAGAGGAACCCAATTTGCATTTAGGGAGGCTAGCTGAGTTCTTGGGCTTCCCATTTTCCCCCGCGGAAGAGGCATCCGGGTTGGTGGATGAgattttgggactctgtagtttCGATAATCTGAGAAATTTGGAGGTGAACAAGACCGGAGAGTTGTCGACAGGAGAGGAAAAGAGGGCTTTCTTCAGGCGAGGTGAGGTCGGAGACTGGAAGAATTTCCTGACGGCCGAGATGGTAGACCGACTTGATCAGATCAGCGAACAGAAGTTGAAGAATTCTGGATTGAAGTTTTAG